GTGTCTGCACCACGTTCACTTCCAGCAAGATCTATAAACAAGAGCTTTCCAACAACACGAGGTGGTTTTGATTCACTGCCATCAACAGACCTCTTGATAGAAAGCTGAAGTATGGCATGTGAACGGGAGGATTCTTCATTTGCACCTGTTGTTCCGGTACTTCTTGTGGCACTTCCTTTCTCAATGAGCTCCTTAATTGTTTCCACATCTGATACTCTGTACTCTTGCAGACCGACAATGCAAACTTGCTGCCTCCCATCCTCTCTCATGCAAAGTTTTCTACAATATGAAAGCTTTAAATTTGGAGCGACCTTCGAAATTCCAAAAGTTAACTAAGTGAAAGGCTAATATAACTTACTTCCGATCATTGAGAAGATCAAAAAGTTTTCCTCCATATATCTCAAAGAAGCTTACAAGCAGCTGAAATCCTTGATTACGGTAAGTATGATGCATAAACCTCAAGATGTCACGTGATGCTTTAAGGGGTAATGGCTTCATTGTATAAGTTTTTCCACTCCCTGGAAAAAGCATAGAAACAATCACAAGCTTTTCTATAGGAGCTTTTATTACAAAAGACCATCAAGATGACTTTCTGGTTCAAGCCAGCACAAGCACAAGATATAAACATTTTATTGCCCTAAAGAAAAGACAAACATGCAAAAGCCATTCTACTTTGTCATGAAGCGAGCTAACGGTGACTTGCCAATCACCACATACTGAAATCAAAACACAATCAGAAAATCTATATAATATGACAAAGCAAAGTGTTCTATGTTTTCATTCATGTTGATCATTGCCAGGCTACAAAgatgatattgttttaataGTCGTTGAATTATGAAAGATACAAGGTAAAAAGCATGTAAATCTTTGTAGAACACTTAAAAGATAAAGTGAAAACGATTCCAAAACAACTAAGAATAAAGAACTTAAATTACTTGGGAGCAAGTCTAATAATCAAACAAGCATGGAATAATTATGAAACGGAGTAATCCAAAAGGTCTGTAACTGCATCTAGTGAGGTTAGGGAGACAGTTAATCACCTGTTTGCCCATATGCAAAGCAAGTTGCTTTCGTGCGTTGAAAAATTATTGGAACTATGGGTTCCACTGTCTCCCGATACACctagaaaggaaaatgaaaaattcaaattgaataaTCTGAAGCCATGCTTGCATGTCTTTCTTCTGCCAACTCAATTGGTTAATTTGTCCATGTTCTATACTTATTTTTCATTCTAGTAGTTTTATTGTGATACTAACCTCATCGTTTGAGACCTCTTCATTCAGCACAGCATCAAAACAAAATTCATGCTTCTCTACATATTCTGTGAGATCAACCTACAGAACATTCAGGATGATTCAAAGAACATATAACATCAAAATTATTATGAGAAGCGTGGAATTCTATCTGGTAACTGTATCTACAGCTTGGTATCTTTCACTTAGAAACCTGATCATATTCTTTTACTTTGAATCTAATTTGTTATGTATGTTTTGTACACATCATCATAACAAGGCCTGCATATGATGGgaagcatttttttaattattttgcgTAGTGTAGTCATTCTAACATAAAGGAGAATTAAAAATGCTATTAGATTTTATCAGTAGCATTTTATCAGTAGTGACTTACCTTAAGTTTAGTCTCATAAACTGTTAGAGAATTAGAATGTGTCTCTATGATGTCTTCCTCATTCTTTGCTAATTCCTTCTTATTAAGTGGTCTCTTGCGCACCTGCAGTCAGAGCATGGAAGCAACTCTTAGAATAAGAGGAAGATAATGAACCCATGTTAGTTAAACAGGTCCGAAAAGAAAGGACAGTTCCATTTGCAAAGCAAGTTGTTTCAATAATGAGATACAGTCAAAAGCATAAGGCATGGTCGGTAAGTGGAAATCTCTCTGCTTTGCATGGTCAGCAAGTGGAAATCTATCTGCTTTTTCataattcttgaaaaaaaattgagatgcGTTTTGTACTAGATTTTGTGAAAGGGGGTAGGAAGAATGAAAAGATGATTGAATGAAAATTGTTGAAATGTATTTTGTATTGGTTTTTATCAAAGTGATAGGTAGAATGAGAGGTTAATTTGGTTTTTGTGCTTTGCCAACAAAAGCCAAAGAGAATGattagattaaaataaaataagagatgatttttaaaaaaaaaaattaaaaatagatccTTAAAACAACAATGCTTTTGACTAAGCACAAGTTATCAAATGAAATAAAGCAGCTCGATAAGATTTGGGTTGCAAggggaaaatatttttaaattctctGAAACCCATAGCCGTAGAGTCTGAGCATTTCAAACATTGCATTTCTTTAGGATAAACAACTCTATTCACCcgtattaattaaaaaaagacaaTATTAGAGTTAAAAGTGAAAGGAATATAAAGAACACACCACAACTTTTATCTTTGCTACAGAACTGGATTTCTCTTTATCCGCGGCAAGGCTTTTCATGACATTGTTTTCCGGCAAAATGCGAGTTCTGCCAGTTCGTTTGTTGTTTGAGATGTAGGGATCAGAGTCATCAAAGCTCCTGCCATGAACAGGATGATACATAGAAGTACCATCATGGAGACCGGAGATTGGCACCTACCCACAAAATAGATTACAACATCAGCAGAGCTAAGCATACTGAGCCATTTCTGTTATtaatagaaaattaataaaaaggaaaaaagctaCTCTTCTTATCCCATAATGACTTCCCATTCCAAATTGCATTCATAATCAACTTCATATAGAATAGTTTAGCACGTACTAAGGTGTAAAAACTTTTCCGCATCCATTATTATCCATAtgcattatttttcttttttatcggTACCATCCATATGCATTATATATTGTCATTATTCTGAGATCCCAATCAACAAAAAGTGTCTTACAAAACACGATAGACGGGGAAAAAAGCCCATCACAGGCATAGAATGGTAAAAATTTTGAACCATAATTTGAATAATCCAAGTAAAAATGAaaccatttcttcttcttcatgaatGAAAACCATGGAAAGTATTGCATTGACATTTGACAGGAGCCCAGGAATGtgaattttaaatgaaaaatttcaaGGTTAACACAAGCTAagatgttgaaaattgaattatCACGTGAGTTTATCCTAGTAACCTGCCATAGAAAGAACCAGAACATGAGTTCATCAAAAGCACGGTGCCGCTTAATGGGCATGCCAACTACACATCACCACATTTAACTGCATAAAAAATCAAGTCATTGTCGAAATTGACAGGAGACCCACCTCTGTAAGAAGCTCGGTATCGAAAGAATGCAGATCCAAGAGTCCAGGACTGAACTCACTTGGCGAGTTTTCGCCAGTCTTCCTCGACCGAGAATTACCCGGAGGCGTTGAAGGCTCCAAGTAAAACTCATTTGAACCGGCGAATCCAGTCTGCGCATTCCTATACATCCTCGAGCCCTGCCCACCTCCACCGGTACCACCATATGGCCCATAGTCCTGCTTTAATTCAATAGCACAAATTGAACACAATCAAAGGGACGAGATCTAGAATTGCAGCATTAAAGGCACAAAAAACAAACACACAAGTAAACATTATCACTTCTAACATGAGATTGAGGAATATTTGTATAGCTGTGCCAGTTTTTTCGGAAGATTTCCATTGGGAACGAATCAGAAAGATGGGGGAGAACCTGAAGAGGAGGAACAGAAAGGCTGGAGGAATTGAGGTGCTGAAGACCAGCAGATTGGAGCCAGCGGCCATTGGAGGAAGTCTCCAGAAAGTTGTCCGAGTACTGACGTTGGTGGTGCACCCCAGCCGCACCAGATCTCTGCCCCTGCCTCCCCACCCCGTTCATCTCTCTAAAACTCGATACAACCTCCGATTGAAATGCCGGGTCAGAGCCCCTCTATTCCTCTCTCGGAATCAATTTCTCTGTCTAAAACCCGATTCGAGCAGCGATCGGACTTTCCGGCCGTAAAATCCGATTGAATAACCGAATCGGACTTACACTTTCTCTATCTaaagctctctctctatctGAATAATCAACCTTCAGCAGAGATTAATGTCCGAGACTAAGGACCACGAAAATGCAAGGAAATCTCGGATACAAAGTGGgcaggaggagaagaagaagtagaGGGAGCAGCAGCAGCTTCTCTGAGCTTtgttttttcaaagaaaaacaaaatgttaataaaattaagagaaaataGAGGACGGTGTGGTGTACGAGTATGAGAGAGAGTTATAAGCGTAAAGCCAAGGATCTAGGATAGccgagatgagagagagagagagagagcgcctctttgaattttttttgaagaCTTCTTAAATTCTTACGGTTCAGACTTTTATGAGTTTAAAAGACGACGAGCTACGAAGCTCGTGCAAGGAGAGTTACACACGTGTACACATTCAAGTAGGGGTGTTGCCAGATGGATAGAAAAACGACGTGTAGGTTTTTCTTGGGACCCTttccatttgaaattttttattctctcttttcttttaccGGGCATACGCAAGTAATCATATTCTCTCCgggttttcaattttaatagcGCCTCCGGGCCCCGCCATTTGCGGTACCGTTTGGTGAACTTCTTGGGCCGTTAGCCCATTGACATCTATGGACTTCAAGTTCCTATGATTGTCATTCCATTATTTCTTGATGTAAAGTCCAATGCTTTTATATAacgatttaattaaaaataaataaatgatatttgtaattttaaaatatataatttaaaaaaataattaaaaataaatagataaatatgataCCCTACTACTTAATTCAGAGAGGGCTAAGCATAGCTCGAGAAAATAGTTCAATTCAATCACGACTTAGAACTGATTTTAGTGCATTTTTTAATCGCTCACATAATCTATTTCTTCAATCAATTATAGCCAATTTCAACCCATTTGAGCTAtttccaaataattaaaaattatggtTCTTTGTTGAActgttttttgtttattaaatgAACATTTGATGGAATttgcatatattatattaaagtttTCATCACTGTGTTCAATATGGACGATTGAAAAATCgaaatattaaacatatagttgaataaaaacattaagagataaaagaatattttatattaaatttataattttacacgTAATACCATCATGATTAGAGCAGTGTTACTCTACTGCTTGAGTAGTACCGCCCGTTTATACTATTAGTTgtttttgtaactttttttttacctttttttaatatatttaaatattttaaaaacataaaaaaatacactaatgcacttaaaatcacttccttaattattaagttaaaaataaaataataaaaaataacccaACAGTATACTGTAGCGGTCACCTTTGGGTGGCATATAAGAGCTTTCCTTCTAATTATATTGAGCTTATAATAAAAGAGTAGTTATATACTTCGTataagagaatttttttttttttaaaggatagttgaaattaaatacattaatatgaATTACATTCAGATTTatgacatatttttattataagttgAATTTGTTATTGAACGCATAATTTAACAACAGTGCATGTACAATATTAGTGTCATATAATGGAAGAGTAATTAGGGCAACGATTAAAATTAACAGAGCTTTAGTACAGACTTGATTCTACCATACCAATTAACTAACGAATCATGAAACTTATAATGACGATTTATCTCTTAAGCAGAGTACGTAATACATGCAGAAGCATTTAGTCCACTAATCCAAtgtgtatgaaataatatttttgcttTATATGGTGTGTAATAATATTTGtagataataattataatgatttataatcattatttaatttaataattttttctacaattttaattagataattagtaagaaatgatatttatgttataaactatcttgaattgtatgatcacatttatctagtcgtcaaatgcatagtgcatagtactagcataatACCagtatagtgagttggccgacatatgcatagtacatagtgctagcatagtactagcatagtgagttggccgacatatgcatagtgcatagtgctagcatagtgagcaagcatagtcccctttgtacgcctatatatatcgttgaattttttaagaaattcataagtttcataacctttctgagctctatctctttctctctccttttaaaagtttcataatacgttatggctctctcttttctatgatttcataacacgttatcggcacgaaagttctgacgattttgaagctagtagtcctctacttcaagtaagtttttcaatatatttttatattccttatttatatatgtaaaaaatgtcaaatcttacaaaattggaattcgttgctcttgacatttctggaaaaaattatttatcttggatccttgatactgagatccatctggatgcgatcaacctgggagatacaattaaagaaagaaatcaagggtccctgcaggaccgtgctaaggcaatgattttccttcggcatcatcttcatgaagaattaaaaactgagtatttaacggtgaaagatccacttattttgtggaatgatttaagggagagatatgaataccagaaaactgtaatcctcccaaaagctcgtcatgattggatgcacctgaggttgcaagacttcaagagtgttagtgagtataactctgcactatttaaaattagctcgttattgaaattatgtggtgaaaaagtcactgatgatgacttgttaaaTAAGACATATACGACTTTTcatgtctcgaatgtgctcctgcagcagcagtatcaagagcaaaagttcaaaaaaaaaatattctgaacttatatcttgtcttctattagctaagtaaaataatgagtttttgttaagaaatcaccagtcacgtcctactagttctatatcattccctgaagtgaatggtactagatttacatcattcccataAGCGAATgatgcatcttttcaaagaaaacgagagcgtggacgtggtaggaaaaactatagaagtggagttcctaaaagtgaccacactaaaagggacaataatagatatacatcgtaccaccagaagtggttcaactcagagaatggcaaaggtcctcaaaataaatttttaaagaaagatgaagatggatgccatagatgtggtatgactggacattgggcttgtatctgtcgtacagataagcacttggttgacttataccaatcttctataaaagaaaaaacaaagaaatttgaaacaaattttgctgaaccatcatatgctttagattctataaatggagaagatattacaagtcttgatgtttctgatttctttgaggattctagtggtagagttaatcatgaaagtgttcctttttaattaatgtatttcatttatcttattataaaatatttttatattctgcaatgttttgtagtaatgaaagttttatttattcttttatacttgttataaattattgatgatatgatttatctgaaaatggaaatggagcatccctgaaggatcgccctaaatcaataattttattaagtatctcatatgagtgatacttgtaccaaaagctcattatgatttatgcacctaaAGTTGCATAactgaaattgtggaaagaatatatatttgaatgaacgtctcgaatgtgctcctgaagtagcaatatgaaatgcaaatgtTCACagtatattctaaatttgtatcaggtctttcagtgactgagcaaaataatgagcttgtgataagaatcattattcacgtcttactagatctatatcattccttgaagtgaatgataatgaatttatatcattctattccctgaagtgaaaagaatgatgcgtttcattcaaagaaactaagggattggacgtgataatgaatatcttttcgggccagaagctcataTTGAAAAAGCTGTgcctgtaagctttctctttgagatgatattatacaaattattgaatcaaatattatgatgcatcaaaatgtgatatgattcaaaatatttgtatcttttcatggttatcttgatcatccaaaatcaattacgataaatcgaatgatttttatatggacgtccataaaagaactagaagattcttttactataaagttttaccaccagaagtggaaagaaaaatttgcttgaagcaaataagatgaaattattcgatattatcttgattatcatatgtgaaccagaaattcagatgataattaaattttggatacaataagataaaaatatctcatattctagctgctaaaattccagcgaggattgaagtccatgtaggacaattaagaaattcagcagtctaaagacatgtataaaggcatgtaagacttatcgatacaaaagatagagtatctcaaaagagaaaggcacaaataatttggtactcctgaagaggtcATTCCCACAAAACAATCAATAAAGTCCAtacaaattctctgtataaaattctcctatataaactcttgaagagtacctcctgaagaggtttttcatgaaaatgtcttcccttgaagagggacaggtacctgaaaataacgagatctcgttacatttcatgaataatggaaaaattatggatagaaataaaattgttgtcgacaatgtatttccatatgagatggcaattgacattatcagaagtaatgatgaaagtgaatcaagaatcgtcgaagaatacgacgtaaaatattggccaaatttgaaagaaacaattcctgcataattgtttcactagtaaaatatgatgcatcgggacttatagtccaaacacctaaagaggtgatacttgttgaatgtcagtgggtatttatggaaaggaaataaaaatgtgatatataaatcatgagtcagtttctcaattcttgcagaattgatatcactaagtaaaatatgataaatatggacttgaagtccaa
This genomic interval from Carya illinoinensis cultivar Pawnee chromosome 2, C.illinoinensisPawnee_v1, whole genome shotgun sequence contains the following:
- the LOC122301049 gene encoding kinesin-like protein KIN-13B isoform X1; the protein is MNGVGRQGQRSGAAGVHHQRQYSDNFLETSSNGRWLQSAGLQHLNSSSLSVPPLQQDYGPYGGTGGGGQGSRMYRNAQTGFAGSNEFYLEPSTPPGNSRSRKTGENSPSEFSPGLLDLHSFDTELLTEVPISGLHDGTSMYHPVHGRSFDDSDPYISNNKRTGRTRILPENNVMKSLAADKEKSSSVAKIKVVVRKRPLNKKELAKNEEDIIETHSNSLTVYETKLKVDLTEYVEKHEFCFDAVLNEEVSNDEVYRETVEPIVPIIFQRTKATCFAYGQTGSGKTYTMKPLPLKASRDILRFMHHTYRNQGFQLLVSFFEIYGGKLFDLLNDRKKLCMREDGRQQVCIVGLQEYRVSDVETIKELIEKGSATRSTGTTGANEESSRSHAILQLSIKRSVDGSESKPPRVVGKLLFIDLAGSERGADTTDNDKQTRMEGAEINKSLLALKECIRALDNDQNHIPFRGSKLTEVLRDSFVGDSRTVMISCISPSSGSCEHTLNTLRYADRVKSLSKGNNPKKDISSSTFNLKESAAVPLSSVPASNFEDDVSDSSPEQTERDDFDEPEGPYQQGKPLWKKNGKLDPYNISTSEDKLRKPNGQTKWKDLPKFESKNAHSDDDLNALLREEEDLVNAHRKQVEDTMNIVREEMNLLVEADQPGNQLDDYISKLNSILTQKAAGILQLQNRLAQFQKRLKEHNVLVSTCGY
- the LOC122301049 gene encoding kinesin-like protein KIN-13B isoform X2, whose translation is MNGVGRQGQRSGAAGVHHQRQYSDNFLETSSNGRWLQSAGLQHLNSSSLSVPPLQDYGPYGGTGGGGQGSRMYRNAQTGFAGSNEFYLEPSTPPGNSRSRKTGENSPSEFSPGLLDLHSFDTELLTEVPISGLHDGTSMYHPVHGRSFDDSDPYISNNKRTGRTRILPENNVMKSLAADKEKSSSVAKIKVVVRKRPLNKKELAKNEEDIIETHSNSLTVYETKLKVDLTEYVEKHEFCFDAVLNEEVSNDEVYRETVEPIVPIIFQRTKATCFAYGQTGSGKTYTMKPLPLKASRDILRFMHHTYRNQGFQLLVSFFEIYGGKLFDLLNDRKKLCMREDGRQQVCIVGLQEYRVSDVETIKELIEKGSATRSTGTTGANEESSRSHAILQLSIKRSVDGSESKPPRVVGKLLFIDLAGSERGADTTDNDKQTRMEGAEINKSLLALKECIRALDNDQNHIPFRGSKLTEVLRDSFVGDSRTVMISCISPSSGSCEHTLNTLRYADRVKSLSKGNNPKKDISSSTFNLKESAAVPLSSVPASNFEDDVSDSSPEQTERDDFDEPEGPYQQGKPLWKKNGKLDPYNISTSEDKLRKPNGQTKWKDLPKFESKNAHSDDDLNALLREEEDLVNAHRKQVEDTMNIVREEMNLLVEADQPGNQLDDYISKLNSILTQKAAGILQLQNRLAQFQKRLKEHNVLVSTCGY